The Snodgrassella alvi wkB2 genome window below encodes:
- a CDS encoding prolyl oligopeptidase family serine peptidase: protein MTDADPFVHFEDLDNELTQTFIQQADAAAQAEFASSDEYTAVRDDIVTMLQDEQQIPFCQEHRARMYHFYQSAEFPKGVYRVCSAASYRAGLPEWEILFSVADFDSLLNDNVYLQGVAHYVQAPEHVLISLSAGGSDAAYTIEFNLAERKVVEGGFHFPLSKSIISWRDTESVWVCPAWDERQLTQAGYPRQVWLMRRGQSFAEALPILEMAAEGMMVNAWRYLDSQGAPIDLLEAAEGFYHKQYYQVLADFSVKPLGLPDDCELMGYLYGQLLVQLRSDWQRANKSYPAGSLVAVKLHKGKLGAAELIFLPTETQAIENIETTRRFVLVSILDNVHSRLLAWHFADSRWQEITLPNLPEGALEITDQPWGGDVVYLAISNFLEPLTLYTLDIHLGELCVMRRQPRQFNPQGMQVRQFNAVAADGTFIPYFHVGKQIGEDTPTIVYVYGGFAMPQLPYYLGSIGRHWLARGYAFVLSNVRGGGEFGPLWHQAAQGINKHISVGDLLAVLHDLYKHHRAVAAHTAIQGGSNGGLVVASAFCREPQSMGSMVCEVPLTDMLRYPYLSAGSSWIDEYGNPENSQERPALKLLSPYHNLGDLQHYPPALITTNRHDDRVHPAHALKFYARLRQLKQRVWLAAPDTGGHAGGGTQENTAAELALIMNFLYKTIVNNDSI from the coding sequence ATGACAGATGCTGATCCTTTTGTGCATTTTGAAGACCTGGATAATGAACTGACTCAGACTTTTATTCAGCAGGCAGATGCAGCTGCTCAGGCTGAGTTTGCATCGAGTGATGAATATACAGCGGTGCGCGATGATATTGTGACAATGTTGCAGGATGAGCAGCAAATTCCTTTTTGTCAGGAACACCGTGCACGTATGTATCATTTTTATCAGTCAGCGGAATTTCCGAAGGGTGTGTACAGAGTATGTTCTGCGGCCAGTTATCGTGCAGGTTTGCCTGAATGGGAAATTTTGTTTTCAGTAGCTGATTTTGATTCTCTGCTTAATGATAATGTGTACTTACAGGGAGTGGCTCATTATGTGCAGGCACCGGAGCATGTATTAATCAGTCTGAGTGCGGGCGGATCTGATGCTGCTTATACAATCGAATTTAATCTGGCTGAGCGTAAAGTTGTCGAAGGCGGTTTTCATTTTCCGCTCAGTAAAAGCATTATTAGCTGGCGTGATACTGAAAGCGTATGGGTATGTCCGGCCTGGGATGAGCGGCAGTTAACGCAGGCGGGCTATCCCAGGCAAGTGTGGCTGATGCGCCGCGGACAATCTTTTGCAGAAGCACTGCCGATACTGGAAATGGCAGCAGAAGGCATGATGGTTAATGCCTGGCGTTATCTGGATAGCCAGGGCGCACCGATTGATTTACTTGAAGCAGCAGAAGGGTTTTATCACAAACAGTATTATCAGGTACTGGCTGATTTTAGTGTTAAACCGCTGGGATTGCCGGATGATTGTGAATTGATGGGTTATCTGTACGGGCAATTGCTGGTGCAGTTACGCAGTGACTGGCAGCGGGCAAATAAATCCTATCCGGCAGGCAGTCTGGTGGCAGTGAAGTTGCATAAAGGTAAGCTTGGCGCGGCTGAGCTGATTTTTTTACCAACTGAAACTCAGGCTATTGAAAATATTGAAACTACACGACGGTTTGTGCTGGTGTCCATACTGGATAATGTGCATAGCCGCTTGCTGGCATGGCATTTTGCAGATAGCCGCTGGCAGGAAATTACTTTGCCGAATTTGCCGGAAGGTGCACTGGAAATTACTGATCAGCCGTGGGGCGGTGATGTGGTGTATCTGGCAATCAGTAATTTTCTTGAGCCTCTGACTTTATATACGCTGGATATACATCTGGGTGAGTTGTGTGTTATGCGCCGCCAGCCACGGCAATTTAATCCGCAAGGAATGCAAGTACGGCAATTTAATGCAGTTGCAGCTGATGGCACATTTATTCCTTATTTTCATGTTGGTAAACAAATCGGTGAGGATACGCCAACAATTGTTTATGTGTATGGTGGTTTCGCTATGCCGCAACTGCCGTATTATCTGGGCAGTATTGGTAGGCACTGGCTGGCCAGAGGCTATGCTTTTGTGCTGTCAAATGTCCGTGGCGGAGGCGAATTCGGACCATTATGGCATCAGGCTGCTCAAGGGATTAATAAACATATCAGTGTTGGTGATTTGCTGGCTGTGCTGCATGATTTATATAAACATCATCGAGCTGTGGCAGCACATACAGCGATACAGGGCGGTAGTAATGGTGGTCTGGTAGTAGCATCTGCTTTCTGCCGTGAGCCGCAGAGTATGGGGTCAATGGTGTGCGAAGTGCCACTGACAGATATGTTGCGTTACCCTTATCTTTCAGCAGGTTCTTCGTGGATTGATGAATACGGAAATCCTGAGAATTCTCAGGAAAGACCGGCATTAAAGCTGCTTTCTCCTTATCATAATTTGGGTGATTTGCAACACTATCCGCCGGCATTGATTACTACTAACCGGCACGATGATCGTGTGCATCCGGCACATGCACTGAAATTCTATGCGCGTCTGCGGCAGCTGAAGCAGAGGGTATGGCTGGCAGCACCTGATACTGGCGGGCATGCCGGTGGCGGAACACAGGAAAATACAGCAGCGGAGCTGGCTCTGATTATGAATTTTTTATATAAAACTATTGTTAATAATGATTCAATATAA
- a CDS encoding XRE family transcriptional regulator produces MFNPDQLKFALDLRGLSKADLAEMMEVTPRTITNYLKGRSEPDLKTLGRILKFSPDFFKRDDLPVISEHAVSFRSYARMPAKYKKMALSYGVTAFILDDWINKKFELKTANLPDLSSLPPETAAQILRLEWSLGNKPIPNLIALLESKGIRIFSISVKAKEIDAFCVWNNSTPFIFLNNQKSAERSRFDAAHELGHLIRDTSSMKHDGSFNANNNDGEDTRQIEKDANTFAAAFLMPEQALRQYQITQISIEQLLNLKAIFGVSITALASRMYSLNMITEWVYNRVLCPQFAQLKYRTNEPRPMKKETSKVWEKLLLLLEEDNISIKDIANQLNIHENDISDLIFKLTKNSRNQLRVVK; encoded by the coding sequence ATGTTCAATCCAGATCAACTTAAATTTGCTTTAGATCTACGCGGATTATCAAAAGCAGATCTGGCGGAAATGATGGAGGTAACACCTAGAACAATAACTAATTATCTTAAAGGAAGAAGTGAACCTGATCTAAAAACATTGGGGAGAATCTTAAAATTCTCTCCTGATTTTTTTAAAAGGGATGATTTACCTGTTATTAGTGAGCATGCTGTCAGTTTTAGATCTTATGCCAGAATGCCTGCAAAATACAAAAAAATGGCTTTAAGCTATGGTGTAACTGCTTTTATTTTGGATGATTGGATTAATAAAAAGTTTGAACTAAAAACAGCAAATCTTCCTGATTTATCCTCTCTTCCGCCTGAAACAGCCGCACAGATATTAAGGTTAGAATGGAGCTTAGGTAATAAACCTATTCCTAATCTTATTGCACTACTGGAATCAAAAGGTATAAGAATTTTTTCTATATCTGTAAAGGCGAAAGAGATAGATGCTTTTTGTGTATGGAATAATAGCACTCCTTTTATATTTCTCAATAATCAAAAATCGGCTGAACGAAGCAGATTTGATGCGGCTCATGAATTAGGACATTTAATTCGCGATACTTCAAGTATGAAACATGATGGTTCCTTTAATGCTAATAACAATGATGGCGAAGATACCAGGCAAATAGAAAAAGACGCTAATACTTTTGCGGCGGCATTTTTGATGCCAGAACAGGCTTTACGCCAATATCAAATTACTCAAATTAGTATTGAGCAACTTTTAAACCTAAAGGCAATATTTGGTGTATCTATTACGGCATTAGCGTCTCGGATGTATAGTTTAAATATGATTACAGAATGGGTATATAACAGAGTATTATGCCCACAGTTCGCTCAACTGAAATACCGAACAAATGAACCAAGACCAATGAAGAAAGAAACATCAAAGGTTTGGGAAAAATTACTTCTCCTATTAGAAGAAGACAACATCTCAATAAAAGATATCGCAAACCAATTAAATATACATGAAAATGACATTTCAGATCTAATATTCAAGTTAACAAAAAACTCAAGAAATCAGCTTAGAGTTGTTAAATAG
- a CDS encoding TIGR02594 family protein — MKELTWISEARKYIGLREIKGTKHNPTIIKWLDDMGKYGTESKAWWRDDETPWCGLFVGHCLGETGRYVVKNWFRAREWDNAQLMTKLDKPAYGCIVTFTRQGGGHVGFVVGVDAKNNLMVLGGNQGDEVKIAAFSRSRVTGYYWPSIWSGKAVKSSPLPGRYALPVLTSSGKLSTNEA, encoded by the coding sequence ATGAAAGAATTAACATGGATTAGTGAAGCACGTAAATACATCGGCTTGCGTGAGATTAAAGGCACTAAACACAACCCGACAATCATAAAATGGCTTGATGATATGGGGAAGTACGGTACGGAAAGCAAAGCATGGTGGCGTGATGATGAAACACCCTGGTGCGGTTTATTTGTCGGGCATTGTTTGGGTGAAACCGGGCGGTATGTGGTCAAAAACTGGTTCAGGGCAAGAGAATGGGATAATGCTCAATTAATGACTAAGCTGGATAAGCCCGCATATGGCTGTATTGTTACCTTTACTCGGCAGGGTGGCGGTCATGTTGGTTTTGTTGTTGGCGTAGATGCAAAAAACAATTTGATGGTACTGGGCGGCAATCAGGGGGACGAGGTCAAAATTGCTGCTTTTTCACGCAGTAGGGTAACCGGTTATTACTGGCCTAGCATATGGTCTGGTAAAGCAGTTAAATCATCTCCTTTACCTGGTCGATATGCGCTCCCTGTTTTAACTTCTTCCGGGAAACTCAGTACTAATGAGGCGTAA